DNA sequence from the Nocardia fluminea genome:
CGATCAGACCCGCGTCACCGGACAGGTGCGCCATGATGCGCATCTCGATCTGGCTGTAGTCGGCGGTCATCAGTTCGGCGAAGCCGGGGCCCACCACGAACGTGTCACGGATCTGGCGGCCGGTGTCGGTGCGGATCGGGATGTTCTGCAGGTTCGGCTCGGTCGAGGACAGGCGACCGGTGGCGGCGATGGTCTGGTTGAACGTGGTGTGCACCCGGCCGTCGTCGGAGACCGACTTGAGCAGGCCGTCGACGGTCACCTTGAGCCGGGTCGCGTCGCGGTGGGCCAGCAGGTGTTCCAGGAACGCGTGGCCGGTCTTCTCGAACAGCGATTCCAGCGCGTCGGCGTCGGTGGTGTAGCCGGTCTTGGTGCGCTTGGTCTTCGGCATGTCGAGCTCGTCGAACAGCACCACCTGCAACTGCTTGGGTGAGCCGAGGTTGATCTGCTTGCCGATCACCTCGTACGCGGAGTTCGCGGCCTCGGTGACGCGGTCGGCGAACTGCTGCTGGAGGTTCTCGAGCTGGGGCACGTCGACCGCGATGCCCGCTTCCTCCAGCTGCCCGAGCACGCCGAGCAGCGGCAACTCCATCTCGGTGAGCAGCGGGGTCGATTCGATGGCTTCGAGTTCGGTGTCCAGGGCGACGGCGAGGTCCGCGACCGCGCGGGCGCGCAGCATCTCCTCCCGGGCGATATCGGCGGCGACGGTGTCCTCGTCGTCGAGCAGGGAGAGCTGGCCGGTGTCGCCGGTCTCGACGCGCAGTTCGCGCTTGAGGTAGCGCAGGGACAGATCGTCGAGGTTGAAGCTGCGCTGCCCGGGGCGGACCAGGTAGGCCGACAGCGCGGTATCGGTGGTGAGACCGCCCAGGGTGAAGCCGCGCCCGCGCAGCGCGTGCCCGGCGGACTTGGCCTCGTGCAGCGCCTTGGGCACCGCGGGGTCGGCCAGCCACGCGGCCAGTGCCGTCTCGTCCTCGGGAGTGAGGACGCTCAGATCGATGTAGCCGCCCTCCCCGTCGGCGGCGGCGATCGCCAGGGCCCGCGCGTCGCCGTGTACCGGCGTTCCGGTCCCGACAATCGAGAGACCATGGCGCACACCGGCTTTCGCGTGCTCGGCCAGCCAGTCGGCGACCGCGCCGTGCTCGAGGGCGCCACCGCTGATCTCGAAACCCGACTCCGCTTCGGGCTCGGGCGAACCGAGCGTGTCGAACAGCCGGTCACGCAGCACCCGGAACTCGAGGTCGTCGAAGAGCTGATGGATCTTGTCGCGGTCCCACGGCGCCTTGATCAGCTGGTCGGGGGTGTAGGCCAGCGGCACCTCGCGCACCATCTCGGTGAGCTGACGGTTGAGCACCACACTCGACAGGTTCGCCCGCAAGGAGTCGCCGACCTTGCCCTTCACCTGATCGACGCGGTCGACCAGGGTGGCGAGGTCGCCGTATTCGCGGATCCACTTGGCCGCGGTCTTCTCCCCCACCCCGGGAATGCCGGGCAGATTGTCGCTCGGATCGCCGCGGAGGGCCGCGTAGTCGGGGTACTGCGCGGGGGTGAGGCCGTACTTGGCCTCCACCTCGGCCGGGGTGAACCGGGTGAGGTCGGAGACGCCCTTCTTCGGGTAGAGCACGGTGACGTCGTCGTTGACCAGCTGGATCGCGTCGCGGTCGCCGGTGACGATGAGGACCCGGTAGCCCTGGGCCATCGCCTGGGTGGTGAGCGTGGCGATCACGTCGTCGGCCTCGTAGCCGTCGATGGCCATCACCGGAATGCCCATGGCGCCGAGCACGTCCTTGGTGAGTTCGACCTGCCCACGGAACTCGTCGGGGGTGGCGCTGCGATTGGCCTTGTACTCCGGGTACGCCTCGGTGCGGAAGGTCTTGCGCGACACGTCGAACGCCGCGGCCACATGGCTGGGCTTCTCGTCGCGCAGCAGATTGATCAGCATCGAGGTGAACCCGTACACCGCGTTGGTGGTCTGACCCGTGACGGTCTTGAAGTTCTCCGCCGGTAGCGCGAAGAACGCGCGATAGGCGATCGAATGCCCGTCCAGCAGCAGCAGCGTAGGCCGCTCGCTGTCGGGGGCAGTGGTCGTAGTCGATGCCTGCGCAGTCGTCGGTGAACTCACCCGACAGAGTCTAGGCACCCCCACCGACAGCAACCGTGGCGGCTCGCACCCCGAAAAGCGGAACGGCCCCCCGGTGTGCTCGAAGCGAGCGCATCAGGGGGCCGGGTCGTGCCGAGCAGGGGTCAATCGACGCCGAGATAGGCCGACATCACCGCCGGGTCGGTGAGCAACGCGGCACCCGGGCCGGACTTGGTGACCTCGCCGGTTTCCAGGATGTAGGCGCGATCACTGCGGGTCAGGGCCTGTTGGGCGTTCTGCTCCACGAGCAGCACGGTGGTGCCCTGCCGGTTGATCTCGCTGATGATCCGGAAGATCTGCTGGATCACCATGGGAGCCAGACCCATCGAAGGTTCGTCGAGCAGCAGCAGCTTCGGCCGGGCCATGAGGGCA
Encoded proteins:
- the polA gene encoding DNA polymerase I, whose translation is MSSPTTAQASTTTTAPDSERPTLLLLDGHSIAYRAFFALPAENFKTVTGQTTNAVYGFTSMLINLLRDEKPSHVAAAFDVSRKTFRTEAYPEYKANRSATPDEFRGQVELTKDVLGAMGIPVMAIDGYEADDVIATLTTQAMAQGYRVLIVTGDRDAIQLVNDDVTVLYPKKGVSDLTRFTPAEVEAKYGLTPAQYPDYAALRGDPSDNLPGIPGVGEKTAAKWIREYGDLATLVDRVDQVKGKVGDSLRANLSSVVLNRQLTEMVREVPLAYTPDQLIKAPWDRDKIHQLFDDLEFRVLRDRLFDTLGSPEPEAESGFEISGGALEHGAVADWLAEHAKAGVRHGLSIVGTGTPVHGDARALAIAAADGEGGYIDLSVLTPEDETALAAWLADPAVPKALHEAKSAGHALRGRGFTLGGLTTDTALSAYLVRPGQRSFNLDDLSLRYLKRELRVETGDTGQLSLLDDEDTVAADIAREEMLRARAVADLAVALDTELEAIESTPLLTEMELPLLGVLGQLEEAGIAVDVPQLENLQQQFADRVTEAANSAYEVIGKQINLGSPKQLQVVLFDELDMPKTKRTKTGYTTDADALESLFEKTGHAFLEHLLAHRDATRLKVTVDGLLKSVSDDGRVHTTFNQTIAATGRLSSTEPNLQNIPIRTDTGRQIRDTFVVGPGFAELMTADYSQIEMRIMAHLSGDAGLIEAFNSGEDLHTFVASKAFDIPIAEVSPELRRRIKAMSYGLAYGLSSYGLSAQLKISTTEAKEQMDVYFDRFGGIRDYLSDVVDQARKVGYTQTLFGRRRYLPDLDSSNRQRRESAERMALNAPIQGTAADIIKVAMINVQNAIHEAGLRSRMLLQIHDELVFEVADGEREALEALAREQMSAAIDLSVPLTVSVGTGRSWDAAAH